The following coding sequences lie in one Arachis stenosperma cultivar V10309 chromosome 5, arast.V10309.gnm1.PFL2, whole genome shotgun sequence genomic window:
- the LOC130980180 gene encoding wall-associated receptor kinase-like 14 — protein MFLLHHHHTSFFIVLTILMALTRAQNLTNCDRHCGGKTLNYPFGFSEGCEVKLNCTEDQVKVGGFLVQNITASTIFISLPAKCNRTMGSIKPLFNDNFAPTWNNSFLVQNCTEEQGGCVIPASTFTGGQAEVESCDSSSGNISCFTPQSQKQRNNVVVGDVLSYDELKNTRCKFLFSSVALGQSKELLFLQFQVVELGWWIQGSCHDSGCSQNATCTEVTNPQVKNSSGFRCQCLHGFQGDGFINGTGCRRVLSCSASTVTSGGCGKTTKIGVIVGVITTGVLAVAVLLSLVCYCARRRSAWLSKHTTAKRLLREAAGNSSVPFYPYKEIERATNSFSDKQRLGTGAFGTVYAGKLHNDEWVAIKKIRHRDTNGVDQVMNEIKLLSSVSHANLVRLLGCCIEEGEQILVYEYMPNGTLSQHLQRERGKGLPWTIRLTIATETAKAIAYLHSAIHPPIYHRDIKSSNILLDYSFKSKVADFGLSRLGMTETSHISTAPQGTPGYVDPQYHQNFHLSDKSDVYSFGVVLVEIITALKVVDFGRQQSEVNLAALAVDRIRRGAIDEIIDPFLEPHQDAWTLYSIHKVAELAFRCLAFHSDMRPSMMEVAEELEHIKRSGWASTEENMCLASSVGSGNSSPRRGSDKSLGGIKLNKAGQGNEILIVTQKTGSFLKSMEAKDSSPVSVQDPWSSGHSSPSTNSLLDNAVH, from the exons ATGTTTCTTCTTCATCACCACCACACAAGCTTCTTTATCGTGCTCACAATCTTGATGGCTTTGACGAGAGCACAAAACTTGACGAACTGCGATCGCCATTGCGGAGGGAAAACCCTGAACTACCCTTTTGGGTTCTCAGAAGGCTGCGAAGTGAAACTGAACTGTACCGAAGACCAAGTCAAAGTTGGCGGCTTTCTGGTTCAGAACATCACAGCTAGCACCATTTTCATCAGCCTACCCGCGAAATGCAACCGCACCATGGGATCTATTAAGCCACTCTTCAATGACAATTTTGCCCCCACGTGGAACAACAGCTTCCTCGTGCAGAACTGCACGGAGGAGCAAGGTGGCTGCGTTATCCCCGCCTCCACCTTCACAGGCGGCCAGGCTGAGGTGGAGAGCTGCGACAGCAGCAGCGGTAACATCAGTTGTTTCACCCCGCAGAGCCAGAAACAGAGAAACAACGTTGTTGTTGGCGATGTTTTGAGTTATGATGAATTGAAAAACACTCGTTGCAAGTTCTTGTTCTCTTCGGTTGCTCTTGGGCAGAGCAAGGAGCTATTATTTCTGCAGTTTCAGGTGGTTGAGTTGGGGTGGTGGATTCAGGGTTCTTGTCATGATTCTGGTTGTTCTCAAAACGCTACCTGTACAGAGGTAACAAATCCTCAGGTGAAAAATAGTTCAGGGTTTCGCTGCCAGTGCCTTCATGGCTTCCAGGGAGATGGTTTCATCAACGGTACCGGTTGCCGGAGAG TTTTAAGTTGCAGTGCATCAACAGTAACATCGGGTGGATGTGGAAAAACAACCAAAATAGGTGTTATTGTTGGAG TGATCACAACTGGAGTTTTGGCCGTGGCTGTTCTTCTGTCTCTTGTATGCTACTGTGCCAGGCGCCGTTCTGCTTGGTTGAGCAAACATACAACAGCAAAGCGCCTCTTGCGTGAAGCTGCAGGCAACTCCAGTGTACCTTTCTACCCTTACAAAGAAATTGAAAGAGCAACAAATTCGTTCTCTGACAAGCAAAGGCTGGGAACTGGGGCTTTTGGTACAGTTTATGCTGGAAAACTTCACAATGATGAGTGGGTTGCTATAAAAAAGATAAGGCACAGAGATACCAACGGCGTTGACCAAGTCATGAATGAGATCAAGCTCCTTTCTTCTGTGAGTCATGCTAATCTAGTTCGCCTTCTTGGTTGCTGCATAGAGGAGGGAGAGCAGATCCTTGTTTACGAATATATGCCTAATGGAACACTTTCTCAGCATCTGCAAAGAGAGAGGGGTAAAGGTCTTCCATGGACAATAAGACTTACTATTGCAACTGAAACTGCTAAAGCAATCGCATATCTTCATTCAGCAATTCATCCACCAATTTACCACAGAGACATCAAATCCAGTAATATACTCTTGGATTACAGCTTCAAATCTAAAGTTGCCGATTTTGGGCTTTCTAGGCTTGGCATGACAGAAACATCACATATCTCAACTGCTCCACAAGGGACTCCGGGTTATGTTGATCCCCAATACCACCAGAACTTCCATCTTTCTGATAAAAGTGATGTCTACAGCTTTGGAGTGGTTTTGGTAGAGATAATAACTGCCTTGAAAGTGGTTGATTTCGGTCGACAGCAAAGTGAGGTCAATTTAGCAGCACTTGCTGTTGATAGGATTAGGAGGGGTGCCATAGATGAGATCATAGATCCCTTCCTTGAACCACATCAAGATGCTTGGACACTCTATTCAATTCATAAGGTGGCTGAGCTTGCATTTAGGTGTCTTGCTTTCCATAGCGACATGAGGCCTAGTATGATGGAAGTGGCAGAGGAGCTAGAACACATCAAGCGCAGTGGATGGGCATCCACCGAGGAAAATATGTGTCTAGCTTCATCAGTTGGGTCTGGAAACTCATCTCCTCGCAGAGGAAGTGACAAGTCACTGGGCGGTATTAAGTTAAATAAAGCAGGGCAAGGGAATGAGATATTGATCGTTACGCAGAAGACCGGAAGCTTTTTGAAATCAATGGAGGCAAAGGACAGCTCTCCTGTATCAGTGCAGGATCCTTGGTCAAGTGGACACAGCTCACCTTCAACAAACAGTTTGTTGGACAATGCAGTTCATTGA
- the LOC130980182 gene encoding uncharacterized protein LOC130980182: MVCAISPPFSALSLQRLSVRNATSYSSKPQKITNKPVTALPGAVPSGRRKLLLLLTASAGLAAKEAVAEDIPLFGIRKSLKRVEEEAEEIVREGFEAADKGLESAEKGLETAERGLEAAEKGIETAEREITSAVSFGNLAQAGVVAGAEFLGVLVATAVVNGILGPEAQKSS, encoded by the coding sequence ATGGTTTGTGCAATTTCACCACCGTTTTCAGCTCTCTCTCTTCAACGTCTCAGCGTGCGCAATGCGACATCGTACTCAAGTAAGCCGCAGAAGATAACTAACAAGCCAGTAACGGCCTTACCGGGTGCCGTTCCCTCGGGGCGGAGGAAGCTGCTTTTGTTACTGACGGCGTCTGCGGGATTGGCGGCAAAGGAAGCGGTTGCGGAGGATATTCCACTGTTCGGGATACGGAAGAGTTTGAAGAGGGTGGAGGAAGAGGCCGAGGAGATCGTGAGGGAAGGATTTGAAGCCGCGGACAAGGGCCTCGAGTCAGCAGAGAAGGGGCTGGAGACGGCGGAGAGAGGGCTAGAGGCGGCGGAGAAGGGGATAGAGACGGCGGAGAGGGAGATAACGTCTGCAGTGAGCTTTGGGAATTTGGCGCAGGCGGGAGTGGTGGCCGGAGCGGAGTTTTTGGGGGTTTTGGTTGCGACGGCAGTGGTGAACGGTATTCTTGGGCCTGAAGCTCAAAAATCATCGTGA
- the LOC130980181 gene encoding uncharacterized protein LOC130980181, whose product MTMAEEAAASETSATVAQPAETVAVVGTVNPTEHEKSGITVDATVESTAQGGAESVSVSNGDNAGEASGSDPQKSLEFADELTEKGNTAMKENDFGEAADNFSRALEIRVSRYGELAPECVHTYYKYGCALLYKAQEEADPLADVPKKEDGSQHGSTKDGSMKSSVNAESSTASFSSNIEQDVTSTDQGPAVDDESAKNDQEEDEEDSDAEDLAEADEDESDLDLAWKMLDIARAIVEKHSVNTIEQVDILSALADVALEREDFETSLSDYQKALSILEQLVEPDDRKIADLNFRICLCLEVGSRPQEAIPYCEKATSVCKARLHRLTEEVKRILDSTSSVSESQQNVQTSEFENSVSDKQAEIETLKGLSSELEKKLEDLQQLVLNPKSILSEILGIAAAKAGAKESSPGKVSSSQMATADSSAGFDSPTISTAHTNGSTGVTHLGVVGRGVKRPSNSSVPEASAPKKPSLESTDGKGDGDKS is encoded by the exons ATGACAATGGCGGAAGAAGCTGCTGCATCTGAAACCTCTGCCACAGTGGCTCAGCCAGCGGAAACTGTTGCTGTTGTTGGAACCGTAAACCCTACCGAGCATGAAAAGAGCGGAATCACTGTGGATGCTACCGTGGAATCCACAGCGCAAGGCGGAGCGGAGTCGGTTTCGGTTTCCAACGGCGACAACGCCGGAGAAGCTTCCGGTAGTGATCCTCAGAAGTCCTTGGAGTTCGCGGATGAGCTAACGGAGAAGGGGAACACAGCCATGAAAGAGAACGATTTTGGAGAGGCAGCTGATAACTTCAGCCGCGCTCTTGAGATCAG aGTTTCCCGCTATGGTGAACTTGCTCCCGAGTGTGTACACACCTACTACAAATATGGCTGCGCACTGTTATACAAGGCTCAGGAGGAAGCTGATCCTTTGGCTGATGTGCCCAAGAAGGAGGATGGATCTCAACATGGCTCCACAAAAGATGGATCTATGAAGAGTTCTGTAAATGCTGAATCTTCTACTGCATCTTTTTCAAGCAACATTGAGCAGGATGTAACTTCAACTGACCAGGGTCCAGCAGTAGATGATG AGTCTGCTAAGAATGACCAggaagaagatgaggaggatAGTGATGCTGAGGACTTGGCAGAAGCTGATGAAGATGAGTCTGACCTGGACTTGGCATGGAAAATGCTTGATATAGCTAGAGCCATTGTTGAAAAGCACTCTGTCAATACAATAGAACAAGTGGACATATTATCAGCATTGGCAGATGTTGCATTGGAAAGAG AGGATTTTGAAACTTCTCTCTCTGATTACCAGAAGGCACTATCCATTTTAGAACAGCTGGTTGAACCAGATGATAGGAAAATTGCTGACTT AAATTTCCGTATATGTTTGTGTTTGGAGGTTGGTTCTAGACCTCAAGAAGCAATTCCTTATTGTGAAAAGGCTACATCTGTTTGTAAAGCAAGGTTACATCGGCTGACAGAAGAAGTAAAGAGGATTTTGGACTCAACATCCTCTGTTTCCGAGTCACAACAGAATGTACAAACATCTGAGTTTGAAAACTCGGTTTCAGATAAACAGGCAGAGATTGAAACTCTCAAAGGTCTCTCAAGTGAATTGGAAAAGAAG CTTGAAGATCTGCAGCAGCTGGTTTTGAATCCAAAATCAATTCTTTCCGAGATCCTGGGAATAGCAGCTGCCAAGGCAGGTGCGAAGGAATCATCTCCAGGAAAAGTGAGCTCCTCACAGATGGCTACTGCTGACAGCAGTGCAGGTTTTGACTCTCCAACCATTTCCACTGCTCACACCAATGGATCCACCGGAGTCACACATCTTGGTGTGGTAGGTAGGGGAGTTAAGCGTCCATCAAATTCCAGTGTACCAGAAGCCAGCGCACCAAAAAAACCATCACTAGAATCAACTGATGGCAAAGGTGATGGCGACAAATCTTGA